TAGCGCGATCAATAGCACCACCCAGCCAGGGATTTGGCCTTCCGGCTCGGGCTGCACTTCGGGCATGCCGGTGAGCTTCACGCCGGCGTCGTCCGCCACGCGCTTGGCCACCGACAACGTCATTTGATATAGCCCCTCGCCATATCGCTTCCCTCGCATGTACTCGTCGATGATCCGCCGCGAAAGCGATCCGCACCAACCATCGGGCAATACCCCTTCCAATCCATAACCCACCTGGATCCACACATGCCGCTCGTCGACATCGACGATGACCAACGCGCCATTGTCCTTGCCCGCCTTGCCAAGCTTCCACAACTCATAATGCCGTTGGCCAAAGTCGGATATGGGTTCGCCGTCGGCGGTGCGCACGGTGAGCACCTTCACTTCAGCGGTGGTCTTTTGCTCCAGTTCAGTAAGCCACCGCTCCAGATCGGCGCGCTGCGGCTCAGAAAGAATTCCCGCCCCATCTACAACCACCGTGCGCCCCGGATCGGGCACCGTCACCTCGCCCCGCGCCGGCGCGCC
This DNA window, taken from Pirellulales bacterium, encodes the following:
- a CDS encoding TPM domain-containing protein: MRWRFAVCLAALSLWGAPARGEVTVPDPGRTVVVDGAGILSEPQRADLERWLTELEQKTTAEVKVLTVRTADGEPISDFGQRHYELWKLGKAGKDNGALVIVDVDERHVWIQVGYGLEGVLPDGWCGSLSRRIIDEYMRGKRYGEGLYQMTLSVAKRVADDAGVKLTGMPEVQPEPEGQIPGWVVLLIALVIIFVILQQRSRPRRSGTWVWGPSYGGGWGTNWGGGFGGGWTSGGRSSGGGFSGGGGHSGGGGGGGSW